One Falco peregrinus isolate bFalPer1 chromosome 7, bFalPer1.pri, whole genome shotgun sequence genomic window, tgataatgcactgctgtgcagctgtagGCGAGAGCTAACATGGTATCAGGGTGCCACATAGCGGGGGGAAGGTTACGGTGGTTGGGTGAAACGTCTAAAGATGTTACCTGTGCAGTGTATGCATACGAAGTGGCAACCTTTGTGAACAGTCCTGGGGCAGGTCAGAGCTGACTTCACCAAGGGGCTGGAAATCATTGTCACCGCACAGAGGAACTGTATGTTCTTGAGggtgagaaagaggaagaacagtGGAGATACAGCAAGTTatggcgggggtgggggtgggtgggttgaCAGTGCTTACTGTCCTCCATCAGCCACCAGCAAGGAAGATGTTGATGTTCAATGGAATTAGAAGATGGAGAATCAAAAATGAATTGGTAGGAGAACTTCCTCTGGGACACTACATTTAAGAAGCCACCTAAATGAGCAATCtgggaaagaaattacagagaGAATGAAAGTATCCCAAGCTCCAGTAAGAAATATTTGGGTGGGGCATTAAATCCTGAGGTGTAGTTTCAAGCTTCTGGTTTGGAGTGATGTAGCTGGTCATACTGTGccatcagctgctgcagagattCTTGTCTTTGCAGTGCTGAGTGCCCTTGCTCTTCTGGAGATGGGACACAGGTTCATGGGTCTGGTATAACAGATCTCTTTGTAAAGCCTTGCTAGGAACATGGTGTTATTGGGCTGGCGTCCAAATAATCGCTTGCATTGGACAACCCTCTACAGGGAGGTGATACCTGTTCTGCCACAATTAAAACGTTGCCTCATCATTAGCTTCTATGAATAGTTGCTTCCAGTACAGGAAGGTTGGAGTCTCTTTTGCCTTTCGCTGGCTGCCTCTGTCTGTACTTATCTGGCCCACTGGCACAGCCATAGTCTAGGACATAAGGATTTGAAATTGCATCCAAAGAGACTTGAGTGGATGGTTCTGTTAGATGACTTCTCAccatggtaatttttttccttcttttattttccagcttctcACAGTCTCCCGCATTGGAGCTGGACAAGTTCCTGGAGGATGTAAGGtaaaagattctttttttttttttttaaagggcaacTTTAACTGTGTGTGAGACTGAAAAAATTTTGGAGAGACATAACCTCAGACTCTGCTCTTCTCTTGTAGGAATGGTATCTACCCACTCACAGCTTTTGGGATGCCGCGACCCCAGCAGCCGCAGCAGGTAGTGGTGAAATCTCCTATTGCTCCACCATCAGTGAAAACCCCAACTCCAGAGCCTGCTGAGGTGGAGACCCGCAAGGTGAGAGATGGGAGCTCcattcctcccctccccaggcagctgtgctgtggagcAGCAGTAAGTCAGGGGgtgtctctgcttttctttcaggtgGTACTGATGCAGTGCAACATTGAGTCGGTAGAGGAGGGAGTGAAGCACCATGTATGTTCCCATCGGGCGGCTAAGCATGCTTTATGGGGGtgtgccagggcagctgtgcagagctCACGGCTCCAGCATGCTGATGTGCTGCTGGTGTGACCCTCTTCTGTCACAGCTGCCCTCTTCAGGGCCCGAAGCCAGGTCAAGGCCTGTGCCCTGTGGCTGACTTTGGCACGtagcaaatattttcagccCACCCCCAGGTTCAGGCTTCCTCTGTACAatggtgctgctggctgtggtttGGAATGGAACTGGATGCGGTTGTCCAGAGCCCCACAGGAGTCTAGCAAGGAGGGGGGTGGTTCCTATCCTGAGGGGGATTTCTGGGGATAtttctggtgggctgtggtggccacAGCCTGTGGCAGCTTGCAAGATTGCAGTCCCTCATGAGAACTTCTTTACCCTGCAGTTAACACTGCTGCTGAAACTGGAAGACAAGTTGAATCGACACTTGAGCTGTGACCTGCAGCCTAGTAAGTACCTTTCTTCCCTTGCACTGAGGCCAGCAGTGCACTCAGACCTGGGGTTTACACCCTTCCCTGTGTTGCAGATGACAACAtccaggagctggcagctgaaCTAGTCCAGCTTGGATTCATCAGTGAGGTAAGCAGGCCTGGGGCTCAGGTAGGGATATAGGTCTGCATTCCTTTCTCAGACTTAACTGGTTTATGCCAGATTGGTCCTTCTCTAGCTGGGGAGGTAGGAGAAATACGatgtgtccctgcccatgtGCCCTGGCAGGCTTCAGCCAAGCTCTGAGTTTTGGGTGGACTGGACTTACCCCtccctgttgctttttcttcccaggctGACCAGAGCAGACTTACCTGTTTACTTGAAGAGGCATTCAGCAAGTTCTACTACACCCGGAACGGAACCCTTACGGCAGTGACTGTGTCATCTTAGCAGCCCTCGGCTCCAGGCGGCCAGTGCAGCTTTGTTGCCTGTGACTCCTGTGTCAGTCCATCACTGTAGGGCATCAGCAAGACCCCAGCTGCAGTGCTTGGGAAGCTCATCCAGCATGTGCTGTGGCTGGGCTCAGCAACAGTCCTCCCTGGCCGCCTATTAAAGGGGACTTTGTGCATCAGTATTATTTCCAGCCCTGGTTTTGTTGGGATTTTGCCAGGTGGTGCCGTGGAGCTGAGTCCTGGCTTTCGGGGTGTTCTGTAGCCCCATTCATGTGCATGGAGTTTGTTCTGTTTGAATTGTACAAAGTGTCTTTTGCACAGCACAGAaatggttgggatttttttgtttgtttgggtttttttttttcgtttgttttttttttttttaatttaaaggtaAGTCCTGCACCCCACTCTGCACCTGCCTCCGGTGACAGTCACTACCCTCCTTCCCGCGCAgagggagccgggggggggggggggggggggggggccgggcccctgcagcacctgcctgctgccttgcctgcctctttccctccctcttcgGCCGCACTTTGTTTACTGGTTTTGCGCAGCCCTGCGCTCCGCCCTGCGCCGCCGGTGCGGGCTGCGCCCCGTGCTCAGCGCGGTCCTGGCCCCCCGTCCCCCGCCGCTGCCAGCGCCccgggggctggcgggggcggcccggACCCCCTTTTCCCTGCCGGGAAGCTTTGCGGGGCCGAGCCCGCGGTTGTGCGCGCTGCCGGGCCTGGCACCGCTCCTGCATCTCATTTCTatcatttcctatttttaataaagctgtTTTGTAAATTCGCGAGTGCTGGCTCTTtccgggggggcggggcgggcggccgtgCCCCGGGGCGGTGCCGGacggcgggcggggcggcggcggccatggcgggcgggcggcgggcgctggCGGAGCCGGGGCGGCTGATGGGCGCGGGGCTGGCGCTCATCGTGCTGGGCCAcggcagcctggtgctgggcgCCATCGTGCACGGCTCGGTCCTGCGGCACGTCGCCGGCGCCCGCCTCGCCGTCACCCCCGAGTACGCGGTGGCCAACGTGGTGTCCGTGGGCTCCGGGCTGCTGGTGAGAGCGGGCGGGAGcgtggcggggggtggggggcagccgGCGCGGGCGTTGAGCGCGGATCTCTCCCCGCAGAGCATCGCCGTGGGTATCGTCGCCATCCTGGTGTCGCACAACCTGTCCCAGGCGGCCCTGGTGAGTGCGGGGTCGGGGCCCAgcccccgccggcagccgctCCCCTGGACCTTGTCCCCGGTGCCTCCTTCCGCCTCGGCGGCTCGCCAGGCTGTGGGTGCCGCCGGCAGCGGCGTGGGCAGCGCAGCCGGGGTTAGGCGTCCCTCCCTCCGTGGGCTCAGGCGTCCCGTCCCTCCCTCCGTGGGCTCAGGCATCTCTCCCTCCGTGGAGTCAGGCGTCCATCCCTCCGTTGGCACAGGCAGGGTGGAcaaaggctgctgctggtgggggctTAACCTGGCAGCGGAGCTGGGCTCTCTGGGCGCAGGAGCCTGTGGAAGGGGCCGGCTGGTAGCCCTGGGCTCACGGGAGGGGGCAAAAGGTGCAAAAACCTCATCTGAGCGTGGGACTGAGCCATGTCAGAAGGGGCAGGAGGTTGCACGTGGTTGCTTGGCATGAAGGTCCGTGGGGTTCCCAGCACCCCCGTTACCCTGCAGAGTGGCTGTGCCCCATACAGTGGCAGTGCCCAGCCCCGGCATTGCCCCAGCTTTGGCCAGCCCCGCTCTCATGTATTCtctttgctgcctgcagcattgGACCCTGCTGAGCATGTCCCTGTTGAACTGCCTCCTGTCCACAGTGTGCAGCGCAGGCCTGGTGCTGGCCATTGCCCTCACCATTCACAGCCGGGGCATGCACCTCATCAGGGGCTGCAACAGCTCTGCGCTGCCTGCTGATGCGCGTGCAGCCATAGTGACCAACGACTGTCCTTTCAACACCACGCGCATCTATGTGAGTGCGTAGGTCTGCCATACGCCACCTCCCACTCTCTGTCTCTTGCTTcctctcatctttttctttctccctctcttgcCCATCCTCTCTCTGCCTGTCTTCCTCTTGCGCCCTTCTCTCCCCCACTTGCCTGCACAGCCTCCGCTCAGCTGCGTGCAGGTCGGCTGGGCGCAGTGGACCTTGCTCCTTGAGGAACCTGCaaccctctgctctgcaggacacGGCCCTGGCGCTCTGGTTCCCCTCCATGGTGCTGGCGGCCACAGAAGCTGTGCTGTCCGGCAGGTGCGGTTTGGTGGCCCTGATCTTGCGGGGCATTGGGCCCTGTGCACGCAGCTACGCCAAAGAGCAGGTATGGCCAATCAAGCTGGACAGGTCTCCCTGTCCCACTGTTGCTGCCTTTTTGAAGGTGCTGAGACCTCCTGGGCCCTTGTTCCCATACAAGCAGGCTGtgcagcagtgggaggcaggGCATGTCAGGTCTGAACCTCTTCTATCCAGCCTTGGTGACAGACTGGAAGACCTTCATCTTGGGTAGTTGCAGAGGGACCCACCTCTTCATACCTCTGATAGGCCAGTTTGTCCTGGCTGTCCCGAGTGAATGTGGACCCccgcgcccctcccccccccccccaacctggTCCAGCCCTTCACACATCCCTGCGACCCtccactttgctttttctttttcctttttagctgGCCCAGCCAAGTACAGTGAAGGAGGGGCCACCACATGAGATGCAGCAGCAACTGCTGGCCAGGCTGGCTGACTCCTGTGCCTAGCTGGAGAGGTGTGTGCAGCGCGTGGGCTATGCCTGGGAGATGGGAGGGGGCAGGCTCCACTGTCAAGAGGGCCCCTGCCCACACCAGTCGCCTGAAAACCTCTTTTTCCAAGCACATGCTACAAACTACTGGCCAGCGGCATCAGCATGCCGCCTGGCCCTACAGCACCGCCCTGCACTCATGCGTGCTTTTCTCTTCCAGGTGGTGCTGCAATCCAACAAGGTGAAGTGGCACCTGCTCCATGCTCCTGCCCGAGGTTTAGGTGTGGGTagggtgggatgcagggggTAGGGGTGcaccccccgcagccccccaccctgcaACAACCCTGCAGGTTCCAGGCACAAGTTACCCAGGGTCACCAGGCAAGTGCCATAAGCCCCTGACActctcctggggctggggaggcacacaagcccttcccagcacactAAAGGCTCCACTGGGTGTTCCACAtgcggtgctgggggggggagggcagaggtgctggggcCTGGcaacaggcagggctggcctgggggctggctggtggccctgcagcagagcaggcaggttCAGtttgctgtgcctgtgctcaGGCAGGGCAAGGAATGAAAGGTGAAGAATCCTTTTGTCATGAGCCTCTGTTGTTTCTGAGTAaataaacttttccttttcacacTGGCTCCCCAGTGTGGGTATCTGGGAACTGGGCCCACTGGTGGAAGGGCAGTGCAGCTGGTGTGTAAGCCCATCTCTGTGCTCGCCCCCTACCAGGCACAGGGATGTAGACAGATACATGGTCCCAGTGTGACAGTCACCCCTCAGGGTGCAGGGCGCATGTTCAGCACAGCGAGGCTGAGGCTGACACGCATGTGTCCAGGGTTACTGCCCGGTGCCCTGGGACCGGTGCTCCTGGGCTCAGCATCCGCCAGCAGACAGGAGCAGCGCAGGGTTGAGACACACATTTATTGCAAGTGGAAGTGGAGGATGCTGAAGAACGGGATTGAAAACTGCCATGGTCCAGCTCACTGGAAGGAGAAGCTGGTGCTCGGGAGTCCCCCACACCACTGGCTGAGGAACTTGAGCACGTCTTGGCACGCAGGGCTGTGGGATGTCTGCAGAATGAAAGAGCCCTTGGCACTGGCAAAGGGGCAGTGCTGTCACCCCCTGCTCAAGGGTACCCCCGGGGCTTGAcagagctgcacaggcagggctggggctgccctaCCGCTGTGAGATTAAtccccacccagcagcacatAGGGAGGGTGCATTAAAACTGCCCTGGTTCGGTGTATCTCCACCCAGTGGGACTGTTTTACTGTCAGCATGAGGGGCTGAACCCCCTGCAGCCTGTCTCCCTGCCCCACGGGGCACCTGGCTCACCTTGACAGCCATCAGAAACTTGTTCCATGTGTCCTTGTTGGCTTCTCGGCCTGGCCGCTTGAACTCTATCTTGTTTCTTAGCACAGGGTACCCTGGTTGTACAATGACACCTTCAGAAACAGAGACCCACAGGAGACCCCTGCTCACACACCCCTTCCCTCTCTGCCGTGGCGGGCTGCTCCCACGGGGGCAATGGGAGTTCCCAGGGAAATAACGTTGCCTCTGGCTTTGAGATGCCTCAGGAAGGGGGTTCCCACAACGGCAGGATCAAAGGAAGGTGAAGGTTGAGCTGCCTGCTCGCAAGGATACCCAAGTGAGTATGTCAAGTGATAGCATGCTGCTCCTGACCTCTGGAGCCAGAGTGCTACTGAGTGCTATTGCTGGTGgcctgctcctgctctcctcTTCTCTGACCCACTCCAAGTCCTACGCCCCAAGCCCTCACTGAAGTTTGCAAGTCGAGGGACTTGCTAGAACAGACAGCAGGGACTGGTTGTGTGCTGGCCTGCCAGGCCAGTCTCCTAGGCGGTGCTGTGTGAGACTAAGCactcacagaatcatagaaacagaacagctgaggttagCAAGGACCTCTGGGGTCTATATggtccaacctccctgctcaGGTGGGGCCACTCacagctggttgcccaggaccatgtccagatgacTTTTGACTGTCTCCAGGTATGGAGATACTATGActtctgtgcaacctgttccagtgctcagtcaTCCTCGCAGTAAAAAATGGGTCCTCCTGTCTCTTCCAGCTGGTACCCCACAGCCACACagtctccctcctcctcttacAGCGCAGCCTGAACTCCTGCCCAGGCCACCCCCTGCAACACATTCCCACTCCCTGCATGGCACCATGTACACCACTGTGTACGTGTGAGCTGGCCTGGAGCTTACCTGTAAGCACACAGGGCAGGGCACGCAACCCTGTATTTGCTGCCACCAGTGAGGCTTCATAGGTGTCACGCTCATCTTGTGGCAGCACCTGCTCCAGCCGCTGGTCCATGGACATGGTGAGCACCCAGTCCCTGACCTCCTCCCGCTTCTCCTCCTGCAGGGCAGAGGCCAGCGCACCCCTGATACACCATGCCATGccactgcccagctgctgctctgcagcaccagcGAGCACGCTGGGGAGAGCGGGACACATGAATGTGCGTGTGggatgtgcacacacacatgcgtgtgtgtgtatctgggggggcaggggggtgagCGTACACATGTATTTTTGGGGGGAGCATGAGAaaatgtgcgtgtgtgtctggTTGTATGTATGTACAGGGGctgcatgtgtgtttgtgtgtggggGGAAGGGACACAGGGCAGTGCTGAGTGCATTTCCATCTGCTGTAGTGCCTGCTGTCCCACCCTTGCCCCAGTCCCTGTTCAGGGAGGGCCCTGAAGCAGCACTGATGTTCAAGGTAGCTGAAGAAAGCAGATGACACTCACAGGCACGTGCTGTCGGGCTGGAAGTGGCACTTCAAAAGGAATGTCTGTATTCTGGAAATCAGAGTGGTCCAGAGAATCCAGGTTCCCTTCTTCAATAGCCTGAGAAAGAAGAGGTGGGGCACTAGGCAATGCCATCCTTGGATGGTACAGTCTACATAATGCCCCTGCAAAGGGCATTACTGATGCCCTTATCTATTAACTGGGCCCTCCTGGGAGGTGGCATTTGTGGCCATCCTCTGCAGCGTCAGAGGATGCGTGCCCCTGAAACACTGTGCCACTCAAGCTGTCAGGCGGCCTCAAAGAAGGGAAAGATGAAATGAGGGGAGCCgttttcttcccagcagctgctgacagcaCTTGGAAGACTGGTACAGTAAGGTCAGCATCCGAGGGTTTGGTGTTTTCTGGTGAACAACCTGCTAGTCAAGAAAGGAGCTGACTGGCATGGGGGGCTCCTGAGTCTTGTATCACAGTGGCTAAAGCACTGGGCCATGCCCTCCACCCCTCAggtattttccttcccttggaACAACTCAGATGAGATCATCCTGAAAGCTGTAATGGCACTCACAGCCGTGAAGACTACAGGCCTAAACTCTTGGGCCAGCTCTCTCTTTGCTGCAACATGCATGCGTGGTGGCATTGGGACACACAGGGTGACATGGTCAGGGCTGCTCAGGTGCCTGTCGGGGCAAGTACttccagctggtgctggggtgctCAGTgccgtgcacacacacacgctgaGCAGCGTCCAGGGTCCTCTATCAGCACCAGCTCAAACACGTGCTGCCACATTCAAGCCTCAGGAGTACCCGGGCTAGGCTGAAGGTCTGCTTTGTCCCTACAGCCCATTTGAAGTACGATCGCCCTCCCTCCAGCATATACGTACATCTGAGAGGTCTAGGAAGCGATTCAGGAAGATGAATGCCATGTTCTCCCAGCTGGCTGCCTAGTACAGAGAAGAACCCCAAATGAGACCAGGCAGCTTATCTTCACAGCCACAACTTTCCTGCTTGAGCAACGGGTAGGGAGGATGTGGTTCTGTTTGTGCAACAACATCCTGCTTGCAACACAGGTAATGGAGGAGTACACATCCCGGCTCACCATCCCTGAGGACTGCTTCACAGGCAACCACTGGGACAAGCAGCCTCCTACCCACAGGCTGTCCCACAGGATGGAGTCAGGCATTGCACAGCCAGCATCAGACAGTGAGAacatgctgctgtgcttgctATACATCTTTATCTCTGGGCAGGCAGTCAGAGCCTGTAGCCTCAGGAGTGAGTTTCACTTAGGTGAcccagagcaaagcagagcagttaGGAGCCTTGCACCTACACTAACACAGCCATGCAATTTAACATGGCTTCTGGTCTACCCGCTGGGTCTGCAGTTCATGTCCCCTTGCTGGCTGAGGTCCACCCTCCCACCACCTACTGCCAGCCCACAACAAAGTATGGAGGCTGGCAAGCTGCTTGAGGGAAGGCCTCCAGTGCCAGTGTCTGGCTGCTGGTCTACCAGTGCAGCTAGGAGAGGACAGGGGAAGATAGAATTGAGAATCCCTGAGCCTAGGGTCCTCCAcctcctcagctgctgtggtggcagATAGCTCTTACCTTGGCAGCTATCCCAGCTTCATAGAAAGCCTTGTCTGCAGGGAGAAGCTCAGTGTGGCGCAGCAGGGAAATGGACAGCTTGGCAGCCACAGTGTCCTGCAGACACAAAAGACAGTAAAACCACAACAATCGGTGCAGAAAAATCGGGTCGGAAGGGATCTCATGAGATCATACTGCCCCAGACTCACGGCAGGGACTCTGCACCTACATACTCCTGACATGCAGCAAACAAAGGTTAAAACTTCGGTCATGACCCTAAGTACCCTCACTGTGTGAAGACACAGGAGGACTGTCACCTGAAGATTAAGTTCTGCTTTATAAACCTTGCTATTTTTCACTAGAAGGTGCACCCAAGTCCCCACCATTTGAGTCACAGAatagctgaggttggaagggatctctggtGATTTCCTAGTCCACGCGCCTGCCCTGTTCAAAGCAGagtcagctgcagcaggttgtTCAGGAATACGTCTGGTTGGGTATCTCAAGGGATGGACACTCTCCAACCTCTCCAAGAATCCTGCTCTGGTGTTTAGCCAGTGTCACAGTGAGTTTTTTCTTGTATTCAATCACATAAGAATTTTGGAGTGGGGGTGAGGAATTGAAGGGagatttcacttttctgtttgcCAGATAGGTTATCATCACACCAGAACTGAGAAGGCCACCCCTCCTTCACGATCCCAAATAGACTACCCAACACCTCAACGTTCCGCAACTGTATGGGTCTGTATAGGTTTCCAAGCCATCAGACATGGCTTTTTCTGTCCGATATGTCTCTGGAACCCCAACACCTACACATGCAGCCAAGGGGAAGCCCCAGTCCCCCCTGTGACTTCTACTGGGGTCCTAGCTGTGGcaacctttctttttcacagcCTGCTCTATCACAGCTCCAGTCCCACACTCATACAGAGCTCTAGAACAATTCCACAATCCCATATGGATCAAGACTTCAGCAGGGACCCTGCTCTGTCTCGTGGCCCGGAACAAATCCCAATGCACATGAGACTCAAAACCACTCGCAGTGCCTTGTGAGGCCTGGTGTCCGGGCCCATGAGTCCCAAAGCCCCATAGCAGGCCCAGCACCCGCTGAAGCCCTGTGTGATGCTGAGCACCCGTGCTCACAAGCTCCCAAAGCCCCCTGAGAGGCCAAGCACACAGGCACACGAGCTCCTGAAGCCAATCTGCTCTCAAGACCATGTGTGAAGCCCAGCAGCTCTCTTGGCCCAGGACAGCTGAAGAGGAAGCAATGCCTCTCCTGGGAAGTCCACAATTTTGTGCAATCCCTAAATTCCTACTGGTGTGTCTGCTCTCACAAGTCATGCCAAGCACACGGATCAGCTTCCCACTGGTTTACATCTCAGCCGCAGTGGCTGGGGGCAGGTGCTACTATAAGAAGACGACCATCTCCAGTTCCACCTGATAGTGGTGAGTTCCCAGATCACTGTAGTCCCATTCTCATGCGTGTGATCCATGAAGTGGAACAGTGAACTGTGAATAGCCTTGAACCTGCACATCCCCACAGGGCTCTCCACTCAGGTTGGTGACCTGGCAAAGGAACTTCAAAAACCTTACCAGTTGCTTCACGCCCTGAGCAGCGGAGCGGGTGGCATAGTAGTGAGAGATCAGCAGCATCGTTTCAAACTCCTCATGTGCTGGAGTGTTTGCCTCACTTGACTTTACTAAGTTTTCAcactgaagaagagaaaaggagtaACTGAGAACATGAGAGCACAAAGGCACTCTTCATCCACTTGAGCCcagggaaaagctgagagagaagGATCTGAAATATCCAGGCGCCTCTGGGGATGGGAAAAGGGCTGGGCCTTGGGTGCTTTGGGTCCTACAGAGTGCTGAAGGGAGGAGGCTgtggaagaaggggaagagccAAGAGTACTGCAACAACCAACAGCACTGGAAGCAGGAGTGAGTTTGGATGGACAAAGGGGGATTTGTCGATTTCATTTGTGCTAGAGGTGGGTATTAGTgggacagaaacacagaaaaggcCATCCTGGGCTCTGGCTGAAGTATcctgggagagggaagaaggagcaggaggcTCTGAGCATCTCTGGGGAGATGGGGAGGACTCTCTTATTTTCCAGGCTCAGTAGTTCTGTGCTTTCCCCAGGTCCTTGCCCCACCCAGGCTGCTGAACACGGGTGTAGGATGAACAGTGGACATGTTGTGATAGGGTCCCATGTAGCCCTGAAAGTGCCGATGTCCAGACCCACTTCTAGGATTTGGCCTTGAGTGCACAGTCACTTTCTTCCCTGACTTCTCTTGCCCAGCCATGCCC contains:
- the KRTCAP3 gene encoding keratinocyte-associated protein 3, which translates into the protein MAGGRRALAEPGRLMGAGLALIVLGHGSLVLGAIVHGSVLRHVAGARLAVTPEYAVANVVSVGSGLLSIAVGIVAILVSHNLSQAALHWTLLSMSLLNCLLSTVCSAGLVLAIALTIHSRGMHLIRGCNSSALPADARAAIVTNDCPFNTTRIYDTALALWFPSMVLAATEAVLSGRCGLVALILRGIGPCARSYAKEQLAQPSTVKEGPPHEMQQQLLARLADSCA